The proteins below come from a single Prochlorococcus marinus str. MIT 9215 genomic window:
- a CDS encoding photosystem II high light acclimation radical SAM protein has protein sequence MIFNLKFEKLNKKNYQRNHYGKILTVRLPCNPIFPIGPIYLADHIHKCFPDIEQQFIDLAIIPSNKVSKYLARKIDQFRPHLIIFSWRDIQIYAPVDGRSGNPLQNSFEVFYSKNILKKIRGSWGGLKLIASHYGEIYRNTSLVKMGLKRAQKYNKNIKVILGGGAVSVFYEQLGNLLPKGTVISVGEGENLLEKVIRGDSIEGERCYFAGQKPRNKLIHEQPLGTVKTACNYQYIKSIWPEFNWYIEGGDYYVGVQTKRGCPHNCCFCVYTVVEGKQVRINPVNEVIKEMKQLYDLGVRGFWFTDAQFIPAKKHIEDAKTLLRAIKDQGWDDINWAAYIRADNIDAELAQLMVDTGMSYFEIGITSGSQELVRKMRLAYDLETVLNNCKMLVQSGFKNHVSVNYSFNVFDETPNTIRQTIAYHRELENIFGKGLVDPAIFFIGLQPHTLLEEYALDHKILKPNYNPMSMMPWTARKLLWNPGLLGEKLGQVCLEAFDNPEDEFGKTVIDILEREYGKSSLRESLKVPPLLERKLVQSKK, from the coding sequence ATGATTTTTAATTTGAAGTTTGAAAAATTAAATAAAAAAAATTACCAAAGAAATCACTATGGAAAAATCCTTACTGTAAGACTGCCATGCAATCCAATATTTCCAATAGGACCTATTTATTTAGCAGATCATATTCATAAATGTTTTCCAGATATAGAGCAACAATTCATTGATCTAGCAATAATCCCATCTAATAAAGTTTCCAAATATTTAGCTAGAAAAATTGATCAATTTAGACCTCATCTAATCATTTTTTCATGGAGAGACATACAAATCTATGCACCTGTTGATGGCAGAAGTGGAAATCCGCTACAAAACTCTTTTGAAGTTTTCTACTCAAAAAATATTCTTAAAAAAATTAGAGGTTCTTGGGGAGGATTAAAATTAATTGCATCTCATTATGGAGAAATATATAGAAATACTTCTTTAGTTAAGATGGGACTTAAAAGAGCACAAAAATACAATAAAAATATAAAAGTTATATTAGGAGGTGGGGCTGTTAGTGTCTTTTATGAACAATTAGGAAATCTACTTCCAAAAGGGACTGTTATTTCTGTTGGTGAGGGAGAAAATCTATTAGAGAAAGTCATCAGGGGAGATTCTATTGAGGGAGAAAGATGTTATTTTGCAGGACAAAAACCTCGGAACAAATTAATACATGAACAACCTTTAGGCACAGTTAAAACTGCTTGCAACTATCAATACATTAAATCAATATGGCCTGAATTCAATTGGTATATAGAAGGTGGAGATTACTATGTAGGGGTACAAACGAAAAGAGGTTGTCCACATAACTGTTGTTTCTGTGTTTATACAGTTGTTGAGGGGAAGCAGGTTCGCATTAATCCTGTTAACGAAGTAATCAAAGAAATGAAGCAACTATATGATCTTGGAGTAAGGGGATTTTGGTTTACAGATGCACAGTTTATTCCAGCCAAAAAACATATTGAAGATGCAAAAACACTTTTGCGAGCTATTAAGGATCAAGGCTGGGATGATATTAATTGGGCTGCATACATTAGAGCAGATAATATTGATGCTGAGCTTGCTCAGCTGATGGTTGATACAGGTATGAGCTATTTTGAAATAGGTATCACTTCGGGATCTCAAGAACTTGTTAGAAAAATGAGATTAGCGTATGACCTAGAAACTGTTCTCAATAATTGCAAGATGCTAGTCCAATCAGGTTTCAAGAATCATGTTTCAGTCAATTATTCATTTAATGTTTTTGACGAAACACCAAACACAATAAGACAAACAATTGCTTACCATAGGGAATTAGAAAATATTTTTGGTAAAGGCTTAGTTGATCCAGCTATATTCTTTATTGGTTTGCAACCTCACACTCTCCTTGAGGAGTACGCCTTGGATCATAAAATTTTGAAGCCAAATTATAATCCAATGAGTATGATGCCATGGACAGCGAGAAAACTTTTATGGAATCCAGGCTTATTAGGAGAAAAGCTTGGTCAGGTTTGCTTAGAAGCTTTTGATAATCCTGAAGATGAATTTGGTAAAACAGTTATCGACATTCTCGAAAGAGAATATGGAAAGTCTTCCTTAAGAGAATCCTTAAAAGTCCCTCCCTTATTAGAAAGGAAGTTAGTTCAATCTAAAAAATAA
- a CDS encoding ribonuclease HII, whose translation MQEKKEEDLQQALNKVSEVGIDEVGRGAIFGPVFSAVVVLTEKNKFLLKQLGVKDSKKLTPKKRKFLVPKILLLSSDYGIGQSSVREIDNLGIRVATELSMIRALKKLKEKPSELIVDGPLLLRPWRGTQKNIVSGDSKFISIASASIVAKVSRDNLMMKLEKKYSGYLIFKNKGYGTREHLSLIKKNGVTNLHRKSFLKKSNLF comes from the coding sequence ATGCAAGAAAAAAAAGAAGAAGATCTTCAGCAAGCATTGAATAAAGTATCAGAAGTTGGAATAGATGAAGTTGGAAGGGGAGCAATTTTTGGTCCAGTTTTTTCAGCAGTTGTAGTATTAACTGAAAAAAATAAATTTTTATTAAAACAACTTGGAGTAAAAGATAGTAAAAAATTAACTCCCAAAAAAAGAAAATTTCTCGTACCAAAAATTTTATTACTCTCTTCAGATTATGGAATTGGGCAATCTTCAGTTAGAGAAATAGATAACTTAGGTATCAGAGTTGCTACAGAACTTTCAATGATAAGAGCTTTAAAAAAATTAAAAGAGAAGCCATCTGAATTAATAGTTGATGGCCCTTTATTATTAAGACCATGGAGAGGAACTCAGAAAAATATAGTATCTGGAGACTCAAAGTTTATCTCGATAGCTTCTGCAAGCATAGTTGCCAAAGTTTCTCGAGATAATCTAATGATGAAGTTAGAAAAAAAATACTCAGGATACTTGATTTTTAAAAATAAAGGATATGGTACCAGAGAGCATCTTTCATTAATCAAAAAGAATGGAGTAACTAATCTTCATAGGAAAAGTTTTTTAAAAAAATCAAATCTTTTTTAA
- a CDS encoding DUF1997 domain-containing protein produces the protein MLLSFDAKQKLKLSVTRNKDYLSKYLLEEERVVGAMLDSKKLVPEGVGRYKYTVTSFKVFQLDINPVVSIAVENKDGILKMSAIESKLDGLGMIDDFNLILKANLEATDIGLEGEALLGVSVSQPPLLKLVPKKILESTGHSVLNGILLGIKSRVQQQLVRDFLDWCELKKI, from the coding sequence ATGCTATTGTCTTTTGATGCTAAACAGAAACTAAAGCTTTCTGTAACACGTAATAAAGATTATCTTTCTAAATATCTTTTGGAAGAAGAAAGAGTTGTTGGAGCAATGCTTGACTCCAAAAAATTAGTACCAGAAGGAGTAGGTAGGTACAAGTATACAGTAACAAGTTTTAAGGTTTTTCAATTAGATATTAACCCTGTTGTCTCAATTGCGGTAGAAAATAAAGATGGAATTTTAAAAATGAGTGCCATTGAGAGTAAATTGGATGGCTTGGGGATGATAGATGATTTTAATCTTATTCTAAAAGCGAATTTGGAAGCAACTGATATTGGGTTAGAAGGTGAGGCACTGCTAGGGGTATCTGTAAGCCAACCCCCTCTACTGAAGTTGGTACCAAAGAAAATTTTAGAATCTACTGGGCATTCTGTATTAAATGGGATTCTGTTGGGTATAAAGTCTAGGGTTCAACAGCAACTTGTAAGAGATTTTTTAGATTGGTGCGAATTAAAAAAGATTTGA
- the pheA gene encoding prephenate dehydratase, with the protein MRKQVAYLGPKGTYAEKAAQILSKLANFQTPIFVPCNGLHSVIKLLAYNNCDAAVVPIENSVEGGVTATLDALWKYPEIFINKAIVLPIKHALISDGDLSNISEVLSHPQALAQCAEWLSENLPNAIPLPTNSTSEAVNMVKGSKFRAAIGSKSLIQIGGLKELAFPINDVPGNCTRFVLLSKESNSNLANIASFAFSLISNKPGALLKAINNIADFGFNMSKIESRPSKRELGEYIIYIDLEINNKNNIKSFIELRNKLKPLCKNFVDFGNYFSENVEID; encoded by the coding sequence ATGCGCAAACAAGTTGCATATTTGGGTCCAAAAGGAACATACGCAGAAAAAGCAGCTCAAATATTATCAAAGCTTGCTAATTTTCAGACACCTATATTTGTACCATGTAATGGGTTACATTCGGTCATTAAGTTGTTAGCGTACAACAATTGTGATGCTGCAGTAGTCCCTATAGAAAATTCCGTAGAAGGGGGCGTTACGGCTACCCTAGATGCCCTTTGGAAATATCCTGAAATTTTTATAAATAAAGCAATTGTCTTACCTATAAAACATGCATTAATTAGTGATGGAGATCTTTCAAACATTTCAGAAGTATTATCTCATCCTCAAGCATTAGCTCAATGTGCAGAATGGTTATCTGAAAATCTTCCAAATGCAATACCTCTCCCGACAAATTCAACATCAGAGGCTGTGAACATGGTTAAGGGGAGTAAATTCAGAGCTGCTATCGGTTCAAAATCATTAATTCAAATCGGAGGACTTAAAGAATTAGCCTTTCCTATTAATGATGTTCCAGGTAATTGCACTAGATTTGTCTTATTGAGCAAAGAATCAAATTCAAATTTAGCTAATATTGCTAGTTTTGCTTTCTCATTAATATCAAATAAACCTGGTGCTTTGCTTAAAGCTATAAATAACATTGCAGATTTTGGATTTAATATGAGCAAAATTGAATCTAGACCCTCAAAAAGAGAATTAGGAGAATATATAATTTATATTGATTTAGAAATAAATAATAAAAATAACATTAAAAGTTTTATTGAATTGAGAAATAAACTAAAGCCACTCTGTAAGAATTTTGTAGATTTTGGAAATTACTTTTCTGAAAATGTTGAAATAGATTAA
- a CDS encoding LON peptidase substrate-binding domain-containing protein, giving the protein MGELSVRELPLFPLPEVVLFPQEVLPLHIFESRYRIMLQSVLESDSMFGVIKWDPTTKSMANVGCCAQIIKHQTAEDGRSNIITLGQQRFQVLEIMRSTPFCSAMVSWINDDNIDDFQKLDSLKDSVKEALSDVINLTSKLTNTRKNLPDKLPNNPIDLSFWIGAHLGGPVAEEQQRLLEEKNTFNRLQREYEMLDHTRKQLAARTALKESFPDIKEN; this is encoded by the coding sequence ATGGGAGAGCTCTCAGTAAGGGAATTGCCTTTATTTCCTTTGCCAGAAGTAGTCCTTTTTCCTCAAGAAGTATTGCCCTTACATATTTTTGAATCAAGATATAGGATTATGCTCCAATCTGTTCTTGAAAGTGATTCTATGTTTGGAGTTATTAAGTGGGATCCAACTACTAAAAGTATGGCTAATGTTGGGTGTTGCGCACAAATTATAAAGCATCAAACTGCCGAGGATGGAAGAAGTAATATTATCACTCTTGGACAACAAAGATTTCAAGTCTTAGAAATTATGCGTTCTACGCCTTTTTGTTCCGCAATGGTGAGTTGGATAAATGATGACAATATTGATGACTTTCAAAAATTAGATTCTCTAAAAGATTCAGTAAAAGAAGCACTTAGTGATGTTATTAATTTAACAAGTAAACTAACTAATACGAGGAAAAATCTGCCTGATAAATTACCTAACAATCCAATCGATTTATCATTTTGGATAGGAGCTCATTTGGGTGGCCCTGTTGCAGAGGAACAGCAAAGACTACTTGAGGAAAAAAATACTTTTAACCGTTTGCAAAGAGAATATGAAATGCTTGATCATACAAGGAAACAACTTGCCGCAAGAACTGCATTGAAAGAAAGTTTCCCCGATATAAAAGAAAATTAA
- a CDS encoding Rne/Rng family ribonuclease, whose amino-acid sequence MSQQIIIAEQARIAALLTDDRVDELIVAQGQYQIGDIFLGTVENVLPGIDAAFINIGESEKNGFIHVSDLGPLRLKKGTFGITELLEPKQKVLVQVIKEPTGSKGPRLTGSISIPGKYLVLQPYGQGVNISRKINTETERSRLKALGVLIKPASTGLLFRTEAEKIKEELLIEDLEHLIQQWENVLKVSEVSNPPNLVKRDDDFSLKILRDHIKASTKSIIIDSKLSVARAKDFLINCESDIDITFHDNSLNQHIFEKYEIKKTIQKALQPRVDLPSGGYIIIEPTEALTVIDVNSGSFTRSANSRQTVLWTNCEAAVEISRQMKLRNIGGVIVVDFIDMESRRDQFQLLEHFTSAIKDDFARPQIAQLTELGLVELTRKRQGQNIYELFGKKSSKCDDTEHIENILNQEISNLKIKNVENKSNQSNDLKSIDIDASQSTDEQEKIMDKELLNFKDLSKENSSYKKENDNDNLIQSNLKEKNIITVDLTNEEKIVFSQLGINPLIKLGKEYLTSNNFVRLKDSNKEKEKTLDNKKTKSKQIKKTSKPGEEKIQLKIEAKANSKDKSTNKINESNEVIFSDKKDEIELSDVLTNARKKRRRSSASIE is encoded by the coding sequence ATGTCTCAGCAAATTATCATCGCTGAGCAGGCTCGAATTGCAGCTTTACTCACAGATGATCGAGTTGATGAATTAATCGTCGCACAAGGTCAATATCAAATTGGCGATATTTTTTTAGGAACAGTTGAAAATGTTCTCCCTGGCATTGATGCAGCTTTCATAAATATTGGTGAAAGTGAAAAAAATGGATTCATTCATGTCTCGGATTTAGGTCCACTAAGACTCAAAAAAGGGACATTTGGAATAACTGAATTATTAGAACCAAAACAAAAAGTGCTTGTACAGGTAATAAAAGAACCCACAGGATCTAAAGGGCCTAGACTAACAGGGAGTATTTCTATCCCAGGGAAATACTTAGTTCTACAACCATATGGCCAAGGAGTAAATATTTCAAGAAAAATAAATACAGAAACAGAACGAAGCCGTTTGAAAGCTCTTGGGGTCTTAATAAAACCGGCTAGCACAGGCTTATTATTTAGAACAGAGGCTGAAAAGATAAAAGAAGAACTTCTAATTGAAGATTTAGAACATTTAATTCAACAATGGGAAAATGTACTAAAAGTTTCTGAGGTTTCTAATCCTCCAAATTTAGTAAAAAGAGATGATGATTTCTCCCTTAAGATCTTAAGAGATCATATTAAAGCGTCAACTAAAAGCATAATTATCGATAGTAAATTATCAGTTGCAAGGGCAAAAGATTTTTTAATAAATTGTGAATCTGATATAGATATTACATTTCACGATAACAGTCTAAACCAACATATTTTCGAGAAGTACGAAATTAAAAAAACAATTCAAAAAGCTCTCCAGCCCAGAGTTGATCTACCTTCTGGAGGTTACATAATTATTGAACCTACTGAAGCTTTAACAGTTATCGATGTAAACTCTGGATCATTTACAAGATCCGCCAACTCAAGACAAACCGTTTTATGGACAAACTGCGAAGCAGCCGTTGAAATCTCAAGACAAATGAAGTTAAGAAACATTGGTGGAGTTATAGTAGTAGATTTTATTGATATGGAATCTAGAAGAGATCAATTTCAGTTACTTGAGCATTTTACCTCTGCAATTAAAGATGATTTTGCTAGGCCTCAAATAGCTCAGCTTACTGAATTAGGGTTAGTAGAGTTAACGAGAAAAAGACAAGGTCAAAATATATATGAATTATTCGGTAAAAAATCTTCTAAATGCGATGATACAGAACATATAGAAAATATATTAAATCAAGAAATTTCTAACCTAAAAATTAAAAATGTTGAAAATAAATCTAATCAGTCAAACGATCTAAAATCTATAGATATAGATGCTTCTCAATCAACTGATGAGCAAGAAAAAATAATGGACAAGGAATTACTTAATTTCAAAGATCTAAGTAAAGAAAATTCTTCTTATAAAAAAGAAAATGATAATGATAACTTAATCCAATCAAATTTAAAAGAAAAAAATATAATAACGGTTGATCTTACTAATGAAGAAAAAATTGTTTTCAGTCAATTAGGTATTAATCCACTTATAAAGTTAGGCAAAGAATATCTCACTAGCAATAATTTTGTGCGTTTAAAAGACAGCAATAAGGAAAAGGAAAAAACCTTAGATAATAAAAAAACAAAATCAAAACAAATTAAAAAAACCTCAAAACCTGGAGAAGAAAAGATTCAACTTAAAATTGAAGCAAAAGCAAATTCTAAAGACAAATCAACAAATAAAATCAATGAAAGTAATGAAGTTATATTTTCAGATAAAAAAGATGAAATTGAACTTTCAGATGTGCTAACCAATGCAAGAAAAAAAAGAAGAAGATCTTCAGCAAGCATTGAATAA
- a CDS encoding LL-diaminopimelate aminotransferase: MVQVNENYLKLKAGYLFPEIAKRVKIYSQSNKGTEIIKLGIGDVTEPLPRSCIEAMGKALDDMGTLDGFRGYGPEQGYSWLREKISEHDFISRGCNISPEEIFVSDGSKCDSSNILDILGKDNSIAVTDPVYPVYVDSNVMTGRTGDALENGTYQGLTYLAINEGNNFLPRIPEKKVDILYLCFPNNPTGATINKEDLKKWVDYALQNKSLILFDAAYEAFIQDNDIPHSIYEIEGAKDCAIEFRSFSKNAGFTGVRCAFTVIPKNLKGLSSTNEEIDLWPLWNRRQSTKFNGVSYVVQRGAEAVYSLEGKKQVRGLIDFYMENAKIMKNKLQNAGYKVYGGDNAPYIWIKVPDQMTSWDFFDFLLQKVSVVGTPGSGFGLSGEGYFRLSAFNSRSNVINAMERIINI; this comes from the coding sequence GTGGTTCAAGTAAACGAAAATTATTTAAAACTGAAAGCAGGTTATTTATTCCCTGAAATTGCTAAAAGAGTAAAAATATACTCTCAATCAAATAAAGGTACTGAAATTATTAAGCTTGGCATAGGAGATGTTACAGAACCATTACCTAGGTCATGCATTGAGGCTATGGGCAAAGCTTTAGATGATATGGGAACACTAGATGGTTTTAGAGGTTATGGACCAGAACAAGGTTATTCTTGGCTCAGAGAAAAAATATCTGAGCATGACTTTATTTCAAGAGGCTGTAATATCTCACCTGAAGAAATCTTTGTTTCAGATGGTTCTAAATGCGATAGTAGTAATATTTTAGATATTCTTGGTAAGGATAATTCAATTGCCGTAACAGATCCTGTTTATCCTGTCTATGTTGATAGTAATGTTATGACAGGTAGAACTGGAGATGCTCTGGAAAATGGTACTTATCAAGGATTGACATATCTTGCAATAAATGAGGGGAATAACTTCCTACCAAGAATACCTGAAAAAAAAGTTGATATTTTATATCTTTGTTTTCCTAATAATCCCACTGGAGCAACGATTAATAAAGAAGACTTGAAAAAGTGGGTTGACTATGCTCTTCAAAACAAATCTCTCATACTTTTTGACGCAGCTTATGAAGCATTTATTCAAGATAATGATATTCCACATTCAATATATGAGATTGAGGGAGCAAAGGATTGTGCTATTGAATTTAGATCTTTTTCAAAGAATGCGGGATTCACTGGAGTTAGATGTGCTTTTACAGTAATACCTAAAAATCTTAAAGGTTTAAGCTCAACAAATGAGGAAATAGACTTATGGCCTCTTTGGAATAGGAGACAATCTACAAAGTTCAATGGAGTAAGTTATGTGGTTCAGAGAGGAGCAGAGGCTGTTTATTCTCTTGAAGGGAAGAAACAGGTGAGAGGTTTAATTGATTTTTATATGGAAAATGCAAAAATCATGAAAAATAAACTTCAGAATGCAGGATATAAAGTTTATGGTGGGGACAATGCTCCTTATATTTGGATTAAAGTTCCTGATCAAATGACATCTTGGGACTTTTTTGATTTCCTTCTCCAAAAAGTTAGTGTAGTGGGAACACCTGGGAGTGGATTTGGATTATCAGGAGAGGGTTATTTTCGTTTGTCAGCATTCAACTCTCGATCAAACGTCATTAATGCAATGGAAAGAATTATTAATATATAA
- a CDS encoding methyltransferase domain-containing protein, producing the protein MFELLFPFFLLVLFFLVFSIIWRIKARKYISSGTVASAYDAWTQDKLLERLWGEHIHLGFYNSGKKNIDFRKAKVQFVHELVKWSGLDKLPKGSRILDVGCGIGGSSRILAKNYGFNVTGITISPAQVKRARELTPNGLNCNFQVMDALDLKFEDGLFDAVWSVEAGAHMSDKNRFADEMLRILRPGGYLALADWNSRDLKECPPSFFEKLVLKQLLEQWVHPEFISINEFGNILRANKHSSGRVISENWNSYTNPSWYDSIIEGFRRPFAILSLGPIAIVKSIREIPTILLMNWAFRKGLMEFGVFKCRG; encoded by the coding sequence ATGTTTGAATTATTATTCCCTTTTTTTTTACTAGTTTTATTTTTTTTAGTCTTTTCTATTATCTGGAGAATTAAGGCTAGAAAATATATTTCTTCAGGTACAGTGGCTTCGGCATATGATGCTTGGACCCAAGATAAATTACTCGAGAGATTGTGGGGAGAACATATACATTTGGGTTTTTATAATTCAGGGAAAAAAAATATTGATTTTAGAAAAGCTAAAGTTCAGTTTGTTCATGAATTAGTCAAATGGAGTGGTTTAGATAAATTGCCAAAGGGATCTAGAATACTAGATGTCGGCTGTGGAATTGGGGGAAGTTCTAGGATTCTTGCAAAAAATTATGGGTTTAATGTCACCGGCATTACAATCAGTCCGGCTCAAGTTAAGAGAGCAAGAGAACTTACTCCTAATGGACTTAATTGCAACTTCCAAGTTATGGATGCTTTGGATTTGAAATTTGAAGATGGATTATTTGATGCTGTTTGGAGTGTTGAGGCTGGTGCACACATGAGTGATAAAAACAGGTTTGCAGATGAAATGTTGAGAATTCTAAGGCCTGGAGGGTATTTGGCATTGGCTGATTGGAACTCAAGAGACCTAAAGGAATGCCCCCCATCTTTTTTTGAAAAGTTAGTTCTTAAACAACTACTTGAACAATGGGTACATCCTGAATTTATCAGCATTAACGAATTTGGTAACATTCTTAGAGCTAACAAACATAGTTCAGGAAGAGTTATTTCTGAAAATTGGAATTCCTATACAAATCCGTCATGGTACGACTCCATTATTGAAGGTTTTCGAAGGCCTTTTGCAATTTTGTCACTTGGCCCAATTGCGATAGTGAAGTCGATTAGAGAGATCCCAACCATACTCCTCATGAATTGGGCATTTAGGAAAGGTTTAATGGAGTTTGGAGTTTTTAAATGTAGAGGATAA
- the clpS gene encoding ATP-dependent Clp protease adapter ClpS — translation MSSIKLEQRVSNSSAVIEKKPAELKNKSPKYKVLLHNDPVNSMEYVTISLREVVPQLSEQDAIAIMLEAHNTGIGLVIICDLEPAEFYSESLKSKGISSSIEKED, via the coding sequence ATGTCATCTATAAAGTTGGAACAAAGAGTAAGTAATAGTTCAGCAGTGATTGAAAAAAAACCTGCTGAATTAAAAAATAAATCTCCAAAATATAAGGTATTACTTCATAATGACCCAGTTAATTCTATGGAGTATGTCACTATTTCTCTACGAGAAGTTGTGCCGCAATTAAGTGAACAAGATGCTATTGCCATAATGCTAGAAGCTCACAATACGGGTATAGGGTTGGTAATTATTTGTGATTTAGAGCCAGCAGAATTCTATTCAGAATCATTAAAATCGAAAGGAATTTCTAGTTCAATTGAGAAAGAGGATTAA
- the rpsJ gene encoding 30S ribosomal protein S10 yields MTASIAQQKIRIRLKAFDRRMLDLSCDKIIQTADTTSASAIGPIPLPTKRKIYCVLRSPHVDKDSREHFETRTHRRIIDIYSPSAKTIDALMKLDLPSGVDIEVKL; encoded by the coding sequence ATGACTGCATCAATTGCACAACAAAAAATAAGAATAAGACTGAAAGCATTTGATAGAAGAATGCTTGATTTATCTTGCGACAAAATAATCCAAACTGCTGATACTACTTCTGCCTCAGCAATAGGTCCAATACCATTACCTACAAAAAGGAAAATTTATTGTGTCCTAAGATCACCACATGTTGATAAAGATTCTAGGGAGCATTTTGAAACAAGAACTCATCGTAGAATAATAGATATCTATAGTCCTTCTGCAAAAACTATTGATGCTTTAATGAAACTAGATCTTCCAAGTGGCGTGGATATAGAAGTTAAACTTTAA
- the tuf gene encoding elongation factor Tu → MAREKFERNKPHVNIGTIGHVDHGKTTLTAAITNVLAKKGQAQAQDYGDIDGAPEERERGITINTAHVEYETEGRHYAHVDCPGHADYVKNMITGAAQMDGAILVCAATDGPMAQTKEHILLAKQVGVPALVVALNKCDMVDDEEIIELVEMEIRELLDSYDFPGDDIPIVQVSGLKALEGDSTWESKIEELMKAVDASIPEPEREVDKPFLMAVEDVFSITGRGTVATGRIERGKVKVGEEVEIVGIRDTRLTTVTGVEMFRKLLDEGMAGDNVGLLLRGVQKEDIERGMVLVKKGSITPHTQFEGEVYVLKKEEGGRHTPFFAGYRPQFYIRTTDVTGQITAFTSDDGSNVEMVMPGDRIKMTGELICPVAIEQGMRFAIREGGRTIGAGVVSKIIK, encoded by the coding sequence ATGGCTCGCGAGAAGTTCGAAAGGAACAAACCACATGTCAACATCGGTACTATTGGCCATGTTGATCATGGAAAAACAACACTAACAGCTGCTATTACAAATGTATTAGCCAAAAAAGGTCAAGCTCAAGCTCAAGACTATGGAGACATTGATGGTGCTCCGGAAGAAAGAGAGCGTGGCATTACTATTAATACAGCTCACGTCGAATATGAAACTGAAGGCAGACATTATGCTCATGTCGATTGTCCTGGTCACGCTGATTATGTGAAAAACATGATTACAGGGGCAGCCCAAATGGATGGAGCTATTCTGGTTTGTGCAGCTACAGATGGCCCTATGGCACAAACTAAAGAGCATATACTTCTAGCTAAACAAGTTGGGGTGCCAGCTCTTGTAGTAGCTCTAAACAAATGCGATATGGTCGATGATGAAGAAATTATTGAACTTGTCGAAATGGAAATTAGAGAACTGTTAGATAGTTATGACTTTCCCGGAGATGATATCCCTATAGTTCAAGTTTCTGGTTTAAAAGCTCTCGAAGGTGATTCTACTTGGGAATCAAAGATTGAAGAATTAATGAAAGCAGTTGATGCTAGTATTCCCGAACCAGAAAGAGAAGTTGATAAACCATTCCTGATGGCTGTTGAAGACGTTTTCTCGATTACCGGTAGAGGAACTGTTGCTACTGGAAGAATTGAGAGAGGTAAAGTTAAGGTTGGAGAAGAAGTTGAAATAGTTGGGATAAGAGACACAAGATTAACAACTGTTACTGGAGTTGAAATGTTCCGGAAACTTCTTGATGAAGGTATGGCTGGCGATAATGTCGGTTTACTTTTACGTGGTGTCCAAAAAGAAGATATAGAGAGAGGAATGGTTCTTGTCAAGAAAGGATCTATTACCCCTCACACACAGTTTGAAGGGGAAGTTTATGTTCTCAAAAAAGAAGAGGGCGGAAGACATACTCCCTTCTTTGCAGGATATAGACCTCAGTTCTACATCAGAACAACTGATGTGACAGGTCAAATAACAGCATTTACTTCTGATGATGGCTCTAATGTTGAAATGGTTATGCCTGGAGATAGAATTAAAATGACTGGAGAATTAATTTGTCCAGTAGCTATTGAACAAGGTATGCGATTTGCAATCCGCGAAGGTGGACGTACTATCGGTGCTGGAGTTGTTTCTAAAATAATCAAATAA